In Planococcus versutus, the DNA window TCATTAAAAAGTGATGTCCCGTATTAAATTCATCATAATAGCTTGAATATCTTTCATGAAGCATATAGACAAGCAATATTCCTAAAATTAGCACTAGCCATAAAGGAACGTTCATCATCCACATACTAACTGCTAGAATACTTGAAATACCAATTACCCATAGTAATTGATAAGAAAATTTCGAAAAAAAAGCAAAAGCGATTATTGAAGCGAAAAATGCTCCTAACAACCAACTCCAAGCAACAGGCAACACCATTTCTTGAGACACAAACACCAACACTAAAGAAATAATAAAAGCATCCAGCATAAAATAGATGCTAGAAATCAAACGTGAACTCATGCTAACTCACGCTCCTGTCTATTTGGCAAAATCGTAAGTTCTGTTTGCATACTCCATTTGGTTATAAAGCGTAGCGCTTCTTTTGGCTTATCGGTTAATAAATACGTTGTGTAAGGTAATTCTGTATGAATATCCAAATGACCCAACATTGTACTGTAAGGCAGCGTCGCATTGTTTTTGGAAATAATAGAAAGTAGTTCTAATGCTTGTTGCCGTTGCTTTTGCCCAAGCCCTGTAGACAAATACAAATAGGGCATCTTTCCAGCAGAACGAACGTTGACTGCCACTGCATAAGGAATTCCAGCGCTAAAGCAATTTTCGACATACGAAGCCAATTCTTCAATACGTTCTTCTAAATCGTGAATAGTGCCATAATGTGCTGAAACATTCAGCGCAAAAAGCATGGACTCATTTGCTACTTGCGAAAAGATTTTAGTTTGGTAATTTTGCATTCTGACACTAGCTTTCCAGTGAATTTGATTAAACTGATCTGTTGACACGTAATCACGCGTGCCAATTGGCTGAAAGGCATCATCAAATAAAGAATGTTTTAAATTAAACTGACCTGGCTTTTGAGGAGAAGGTGTATAGCCAAAAGAGTATTTCTGAAGCTTAGGAAAAACAAGTTGCTCGTGAAGTATTCTCGGTTGATACTCTAAAGTGATGCTCGCTTCTCCAAAAGGATGTGGAATGAGTACTTCCATTTTTGTAATACGAGAGATTCCTCGTCTATTACCTGTGAGTGGTACTTCTATTTCAATGGTCTGCTTATGACCGATCGTAAAAGGCAAATCAAGTTCTATAACATCGCCAAAACTGACATTCTGTCTTCCTATTGGCTCTACAGTATGATGAAACCAAATTTTTAAATGACCACCCCAAATTGGTAAACCCTCATTATGAAAAACAAGTTGCCAAGAAGATTCTCCCTCATAAAGTACGCGTTTTCTCAGTCGTTCATTTTGAAAAACTAATTTCTTTCCTGCTTGCCTCAAGTAAATCAATTGCAAGCTCACTGCTGCCACAACAAAAATAATGGCAGCCGCAGCGGCAAACTGTAAAAAGGCCATAGCCATAATAAATAAGACTAGTAAAAACCCCAATACCCACTTCATATTTTTGGCATCTTCATCGTGGCGTATCCAAAGCATCTAAAATGCCTCTACCGGTGAAGAAACTGAAGTTAAAATTTCACGTAAAATTGCAACAGGATCTTGAACCAGCATTCCTTCAGCTGTCAGCATCAAGCGATGTACAGCTACAGGCTCTAATATGTATTTGACATCATCTGGTGTTACATAATTTCGTCCTTCAATAAAGGCTCGTCCTTGTGCAGCATGAACGAGTGCTAGAGCGGCTCTTGAACTTAAACCAAGTTCTATAGACAAGTGCTCACGTGTAGCACGAACTAATGCCAATATATACGTCTCAATATCTTCGTGAACAGCTACTTTTTCTGCTTCGTCATGCCATTTTCTTACGTCTTCTACTGAAGCAACCGGAAAAATTTCTTTTTTATGAGAAACGTTGTCACGGAAATTCCGAATAATTGCAAGTTCTTCTTCATACTCTGGATAACCAATTTCTAGGCGGAACAAAAAGCGATCAAGTTGAGCTGCTGGAAGTGGAAACGTTCCTTGTTGAGATTCAACAGGATTTTGTGTCGCAATAACAATAAATGGATTTGGTAATTGAAGCGTTTCGCCATCAATGGTTGCTTGTTTTTCTTCCATTGATTCTAATAAACTTGATTGCGTTCTTGGCGTTGCACGGTTGATTTCGTCTGCCAATAATAAATTGGTTTGCACTGGACCTGCTCTAAGTTCAAATTCTTGTGTTTTCGGATTAAAAAAACGTATGCCTGTCACATCAGATGGCAACACATCCGGTGTAAATTGAATTCGTTGAAATTGACCCGCAAATGACCCCGCAAAGGCTTTAGCCATCCATGTCTTGCCTGAACCTGGTACACTTTCAAGCAAGACATGACCTCCTTGAATTAAAGCAATTAACATAAAATCAAGTTCTTTTTTTCTACCTACCACTAACTGATTTAACTGTGCTTTTGTTTGTGCTAACTTTTCCACTCGATCGCCTCCATTTGTATGTGTTTACTTTGATGGTTCTACTGTATACGTGTAAATGGTTGTACCGTGATGATATGCTGCACCTCTAAAGTGTTTAAAATCTTCACGTGTAATCAATACTGCTCGAAATTCTAAAAAATCTTCTTTTTCAATCGTCAGTGATTCGATCGAGCCATTCTTTAACTCTTCTAGTTGCTGGTTGTAGTCAGTCATAAAATGTTCCCCTTTTGCCTTAGTTTTAATAAACTCTTCTGTTATAATACTAAACGAATGATAAATAACGTATCTTTGCAAAGTTATTACGAAACAGATTTGTTAAAAACCTGCGCTAGGCATTAGTATACAACAAGTAAACAAGTTGAACATCTTTGCACATAAAGTGAACGCGTCTTTTTTTTTAGGAGGATTTACATGATTAACTTTTTAAAGCAACATCCGTTGATTTTGATGTTGCCGTTAGCTTTTTATCTTTACGATTTAGCTTTTGAAAACACTGCTATTTTTTGGTATATGTACACTTTTGCCATGTTGATATTAATGTCGCTTGCTATTGTATTTGTTAAAATCTTTGATGAACTTGTGACGTGGAAATC includes these proteins:
- a CDS encoding AAA family ATPase → MEKLAQTKAQLNQLVVGRKKELDFMLIALIQGGHVLLESVPGSGKTWMAKAFAGSFAGQFQRIQFTPDVLPSDVTGIRFFNPKTQEFELRAGPVQTNLLLADEINRATPRTQSSLLESMEEKQATIDGETLQLPNPFIVIATQNPVESQQGTFPLPAAQLDRFLFRLEIGYPEYEEELAIIRNFRDNVSHKKEIFPVASVEDVRKWHDEAEKVAVHEDIETYILALVRATREHLSIELGLSSRAALALVHAAQGRAFIEGRNYVTPDDVKYILEPVAVHRLMLTAEGMLVQDPVAILREILTSVSSPVEAF
- a CDS encoding DUF58 domain-containing protein is translated as MLWIRHDEDAKNMKWVLGFLLVLFIMAMAFLQFAAAAAIIFVVAAVSLQLIYLRQAGKKLVFQNERLRKRVLYEGESSWQLVFHNEGLPIWGGHLKIWFHHTVEPIGRQNVSFGDVIELDLPFTIGHKQTIEIEVPLTGNRRGISRITKMEVLIPHPFGEASITLEYQPRILHEQLVFPKLQKYSFGYTPSPQKPGQFNLKHSLFDDAFQPIGTRDYVSTDQFNQIHWKASVRMQNYQTKIFSQVANESMLFALNVSAHYGTIHDLEERIEELASYVENCFSAGIPYAVAVNVRSAGKMPYLYLSTGLGQKQRQQALELLSIISKNNATLPYSTMLGHLDIHTELPYTTYLLTDKPKEALRFITKWSMQTELTILPNRQERELA